In Anseongella ginsenosidimutans, one genomic interval encodes:
- a CDS encoding restriction endonuclease — translation MPIPDYQSIMLPLLKAISDGEVHLFKDVVNILTVKFNLSEEEQKQLLPSGQAFLFPNRVGWARTYLKKAGLIDTPKRGILVITPRGTAILEEKPKQIDNNLLKQFPEFVEFQHYKKQDTTTIEAVASSSSDEQTPEEIIENAYQKIRAALSIELLDTVRELSPFFFERLVVELLVKMGYGGSMKDAGEVIKKTGDEGIDGTIKEDKLGLDIIYIQAKRWQAGNMIGRPELQKFVGALAGQGAKKGIFITTSSFTREALNYIPRNETRIVLIDGEQLAELMIDHNLGVAPHRMYEIKRLDSDYFVEE, via the coding sequence ATGCCAATTCCAGATTATCAATCCATCATGTTGCCGTTGTTGAAAGCAATTTCTGACGGCGAGGTACATTTATTCAAGGATGTCGTAAATATTCTAACTGTTAAGTTTAATCTCTCCGAAGAAGAGCAAAAGCAACTGTTGCCAAGTGGACAGGCATTCTTATTCCCCAACAGGGTAGGATGGGCAAGAACATACTTAAAAAAGGCCGGCCTTATTGACACGCCTAAACGGGGAATATTAGTAATTACCCCACGCGGCACAGCGATTCTAGAGGAAAAGCCGAAGCAAATTGACAATAACTTGCTGAAGCAGTTTCCCGAATTTGTTGAATTCCAGCACTACAAGAAGCAAGATACCACAACCATAGAGGCAGTTGCATCGTCTTCGTCTGACGAGCAGACCCCGGAAGAAATTATTGAGAACGCCTATCAAAAAATACGCGCAGCTTTGTCTATAGAACTTCTTGATACCGTGCGCGAATTATCTCCTTTCTTTTTCGAACGCTTAGTAGTGGAACTATTAGTAAAAATGGGGTATGGAGGTTCCATGAAAGATGCCGGAGAAGTAATTAAAAAAACCGGAGATGAAGGCATTGATGGCACCATCAAGGAAGACAAACTCGGATTGGACATTATCTATATTCAAGCCAAGCGATGGCAGGCTGGTAATATGATCGGAAGGCCCGAACTGCAAAAATTTGTAGGCGCACTGGCTGGGCAGGGAGCAAAAAAAGGAATATTCATAACCACCTCGTCCTTCACAAGGGAGGCTTTAAACTATATTCCTCGTAACGAAACAAGAATTGTTCTTATTGACGGCGAGCAATTAGCTGAATTAATGATCGATCACAATTTAGGCGTAGCTCCGCACCGAATGTATGAGATTAAACGATTAGACAGTGATTATTTTGTAGAGGAATAG
- a CDS encoding SRPBCC family protein, whose amino-acid sequence METLQFKKEINAAVDKVYKTMIGKETFKQWTAVFNPSSEFEGGGDVEGSWEKGSKILFIGASKEGKREGMVGYIRENTPNRHISIEYTGIVDGENELTEGPVAEEWQGFENYTFESRDGTTTVTVDIDVNDQMLEYFRITYPKALDKLKEICEG is encoded by the coding sequence ATGGAAACCCTGCAATTCAAAAAAGAGATTAATGCAGCCGTTGACAAGGTGTATAAAACAATGATCGGCAAAGAAACATTCAAACAGTGGACCGCAGTATTCAATCCCTCCTCTGAATTCGAAGGGGGCGGAGATGTTGAAGGAAGCTGGGAAAAGGGTTCGAAAATCCTGTTTATTGGCGCAAGCAAAGAAGGCAAACGCGAGGGCATGGTAGGCTACATCAGGGAAAATACCCCGAACCGGCATATTTCCATCGAATACACAGGCATTGTGGATGGAGAAAATGAACTCACCGAAGGGCCGGTCGCCGAAGAATGGCAAGGCTTCGAAAACTACACTTTTGAAAGCCGGGACGGGACAACTACCGTAACAGTAGATATTGATGTGAACGATCAGATGCTGGAATACTTCCGGATCACGTATCCCAAAGCCCTCGATAAACTGAAAGAGATCTGCGAAGGTTAA
- a CDS encoding methylated-DNA--[protein]-cysteine S-methyltransferase, whose translation MKEQEIINYNRIAAAIDYIRQHFREQPGLETIAEKVHLSPFHFQRLFTEWAGTSPKKFLQYISVQHAKRILKGNESATLFDTAHETGLSGTSRLHDLFVNIEGMTPAEYKNGGKDLSINFSFAESPFGNLIVASTDKGVCYMAFEDDEQRALEGLSAKFPGAAFQRKLDMLQQNALFIFQSDWSKLPEIKLHLKGTAFQLKVWEALLRIPMGGLSTYGQIAQQLGSPNASRAVGTAIGSNPVAFLIPCHRVIQSTGAIGGYMWGSTRKTAIIGWEGAKAGI comes from the coding sequence ATGAAAGAACAGGAGATCATTAATTATAACCGGATTGCGGCAGCGATCGATTATATCCGGCAGCATTTCAGAGAGCAGCCCGGCCTGGAGACAATTGCGGAAAAGGTGCATTTAAGCCCCTTTCATTTTCAGCGGCTGTTTACGGAATGGGCGGGAACAAGCCCCAAGAAGTTTCTTCAGTATATCAGCGTGCAGCATGCAAAACGCATACTCAAGGGCAATGAAAGCGCCACCTTGTTCGATACGGCTCATGAAACAGGGCTATCCGGTACCAGCCGGCTGCACGATCTGTTTGTAAATATTGAAGGGATGACCCCTGCCGAATATAAGAACGGAGGGAAAGACCTTTCGATCAATTTCAGCTTTGCGGAAAGCCCTTTCGGTAATCTTATTGTCGCATCTACGGATAAAGGCGTATGCTATATGGCTTTCGAAGATGATGAGCAGCGGGCGCTGGAAGGCCTGAGCGCTAAATTTCCCGGAGCTGCCTTTCAAAGAAAACTGGATATGCTTCAGCAAAATGCGTTGTTTATTTTTCAATCGGACTGGAGCAAGCTGCCCGAAATCAAGCTGCATTTAAAGGGAACGGCCTTCCAGCTGAAGGTTTGGGAAGCTCTGCTCAGGATTCCCATGGGAGGGCTGAGTACGTATGGCCAGATCGCGCAGCAGTTGGGAAGCCCGAATGCATCCCGGGCCGTGGGTACAGCCATCGGAAGCAACCCGGTGGCCTTCCTGATCCCCTGCCACCGCGTTATCCAGTCAACAGGTGCGATTGGCGGCTATATGTGGGGAAGCACACGTAAAACAGCAATTATTGGTTGGGAAGGGGCTAAAGCCGGAATCTAA
- a CDS encoding 2OG-Fe(II) oxygenase, giving the protein MANEWMEALNIDRRFPPVHAEFLEECHHKGQLKPTPLILKYGKGGFNTLHQDLYGEVYFPFQLVLFLDEYGKDYSGGEFVMTEQVPRAQSKAIVLKPGKGDMLVFTTNFRPVKGSRGYYRAAMKHGVSEVLSGERHTLGIIFHDALS; this is encoded by the coding sequence ATGGCCAACGAATGGATGGAGGCGCTGAACATTGACCGGCGGTTTCCGCCCGTACATGCTGAATTCCTGGAAGAATGCCACCACAAAGGGCAGCTGAAGCCGACCCCGCTTATATTGAAGTACGGGAAGGGAGGCTTCAATACCCTTCACCAGGACCTTTACGGCGAGGTATATTTCCCTTTCCAGCTGGTCTTGTTCCTGGACGAATACGGAAAAGACTATTCCGGAGGCGAATTTGTCATGACGGAACAGGTGCCGAGGGCACAGTCGAAAGCCATTGTACTAAAGCCGGGAAAAGGGGATATGCTTGTTTTTACGACTAATTTCAGGCCGGTAAAAGGAAGCAGAGGGTATTACCGCGCGGCTATGAAACATGGAGTAAGCGAAGTGCTGAGCGGCGAACGCCATACGTTAGGCATCATCTTTCATGATGCATTAAGTTAA
- a CDS encoding alpha-ketoglutarate-dependent dioxygenase AlkB family protein, with protein MDLFNSGPPESINLLPKDGTVNYYGKLFSPGEADHYRDSLFEHIEWKSDEAMIFGKLVRTKRKVAWYGERNFEYTYSGVTKRALPWTEELLALKKAVEEKTGEKFNSCLLNLYHNGEEGMAWHSDGEKDLKRNGAIGSLSFGAERKFAFKHKETKETVSIILEHGSLLVMKDATQTHWLHRLPPAKRISKARINLTFRTITGTDLL; from the coding sequence ATGGACTTATTTAATAGCGGGCCGCCGGAAAGCATAAATTTACTTCCCAAAGACGGGACCGTGAATTATTACGGCAAACTGTTTTCACCCGGGGAAGCAGATCATTACCGTGACAGCCTGTTCGAACATATCGAATGGAAAAGCGACGAGGCAATGATCTTCGGAAAACTGGTCCGGACCAAACGAAAAGTGGCCTGGTACGGCGAGCGCAATTTTGAATATACGTATTCCGGTGTCACTAAGCGCGCGCTGCCCTGGACGGAAGAGCTATTGGCTCTGAAGAAGGCGGTGGAGGAAAAAACAGGCGAAAAGTTCAACTCCTGTTTGCTTAACCTGTATCATAACGGGGAAGAAGGAATGGCCTGGCATAGCGACGGTGAAAAGGATCTGAAAAGAAACGGGGCCATCGGCTCCCTTAGCTTTGGTGCGGAACGAAAGTTTGCGTTCAAACATAAGGAGACGAAGGAAACCGTTTCAATCATCCTGGAACATGGCAGTTTGCTCGTAATGAAAGATGCGACCCAAACTCACTGGCTGCACCGCCTGCCGCCCGCCAAACGCATCAGCAAAGCCCGTATCAATTTAACCTTCCGGACAATTACCGGTACAGATCTTCTTTAA
- a CDS encoding carbon-nitrogen hydrolase family protein, whose translation MKIALASPPIPRSINEGLDWVEKLAQDAAKEQAAIICFPESFLPGYRGMGYRKEDRSPEKLRSALDKARKIAAGQSIGIILPMDWPHPLGFSNVAQVISEKGEPLGYQTKNQLDPSEDDFWIPGTERSIFEINGLKFGIVICHEGFRYPELVRWAARRDAKIVFHPYFTGSNKEGVPLTEWGNKDNPYYEKAMMMRALENTIYFASANYASLYPESASSVISPDGRCVAHAPYGKAGITVAEIDPELATGLLAKRFKEDLYR comes from the coding sequence ATGAAAATAGCACTGGCTTCCCCACCGATTCCCCGATCCATAAATGAAGGCCTTGACTGGGTTGAAAAGCTGGCGCAGGACGCCGCTAAGGAACAGGCAGCAATCATCTGTTTCCCGGAGTCCTTCCTGCCCGGTTACCGCGGAATGGGATACAGGAAGGAAGACCGTTCGCCGGAAAAATTACGATCGGCATTAGATAAAGCGCGTAAGATTGCGGCGGGCCAGTCCATTGGTATCATTTTACCCATGGACTGGCCGCATCCGCTGGGTTTTTCAAATGTGGCGCAGGTAATTTCAGAGAAAGGCGAGCCATTAGGTTACCAAACCAAAAACCAGCTGGATCCAAGTGAAGATGATTTCTGGATTCCCGGCACCGAACGCAGTATTTTTGAAATCAATGGATTAAAATTCGGGATTGTTATCTGCCATGAAGGCTTCCGTTATCCTGAATTGGTCAGATGGGCCGCCCGGCGGGACGCCAAGATCGTATTTCATCCTTATTTTACCGGGAGCAATAAAGAAGGCGTCCCGCTTACCGAATGGGGAAACAAAGACAATCCTTATTATGAAAAAGCCATGATGATGAGAGCTTTGGAAAATACGATCTATTTTGCAAGCGCAAATTATGCTTCCCTTTATCCCGAATCAGCCAGCTCCGTCATAAGCCCGGACGGCAGGTGCGTTGCCCACGCGCCCTATGGGAAAGCAGGGATAACTGTTGCGGAAATTGATCCGGAACTGGCCACCGGCTTACTGGCAAAGAGGTTTAAAGAAGATCTGTACCGGTAA
- a CDS encoding efflux transporter outer membrane subunit, whose protein sequence is MLYSCSVKREYQRPETELPGQFRTGSESGQTTPNTDSAGIARLEWKAFFTDSALQLLIDSVLSRNYDMQTAFNTVRLNAEFLKQARVAWLPTLNAGVQASTSRLSQNSLNGLNLAEATGSKHMEDYLAGLDLSWEIDIWNKTGLGKKAALANYLQSEAAVTWLKTRLIASTASAYYQLLTLHEQLTIAQRNLGLQDSTLRIMRLQHEAGQVSLLAVQQAEVQKETTAALIPELEQALMIQENALSILMAEEPQAIAVKSEPVEFSIPEELSAGVPAALLSYRPDVRASEYALQAADAEVGISQANRYPSLSITASGGLNAFKASSWFTTPASLFGTVAGNLVQPVFNHRRLKTEYEAAKIRRENAVIEFRSNVLQAVGEVSDALVQLTKLEEQIDRAQTRKTILEKAIPNARLLFNSGMATYLEVITAQQNALQNELSLTSLKRQRINAYILLYRSLGGA, encoded by the coding sequence TTGTTGTACTCCTGCTCGGTTAAACGGGAATACCAGCGCCCCGAAACCGAACTTCCCGGGCAGTTCCGGACCGGCAGCGAAAGCGGGCAAACGACTCCTAATACAGACAGCGCCGGCATCGCACGCCTGGAATGGAAAGCGTTCTTTACGGACAGCGCGCTTCAGCTCCTCATCGATAGCGTGCTTAGCCGGAACTACGATATGCAAACGGCTTTTAATACGGTAAGGCTAAACGCCGAATTCCTTAAACAAGCCCGGGTAGCCTGGCTACCCACCCTGAATGCCGGTGTGCAGGCAAGTACTTCCCGCCTTTCCCAAAACAGCCTGAATGGGCTAAACCTGGCGGAGGCGACCGGGAGCAAGCATATGGAAGATTACCTGGCAGGGCTCGACCTTAGCTGGGAAATTGATATCTGGAACAAGACAGGCCTCGGGAAAAAGGCGGCTTTAGCCAACTACCTGCAAAGCGAAGCCGCCGTGACCTGGCTGAAAACCCGTCTGATCGCGTCCACGGCGTCGGCTTATTACCAGTTGCTCACCCTTCATGAACAGCTAACCATTGCCCAAAGGAATCTGGGACTCCAGGATAGTACCCTTCGCATTATGCGGCTGCAGCATGAAGCGGGCCAGGTTAGCCTTTTGGCGGTGCAGCAGGCTGAAGTGCAAAAGGAAACCACCGCTGCACTTATTCCTGAACTTGAACAGGCGCTCATGATACAGGAAAATGCGCTGAGCATCCTGATGGCAGAAGAACCGCAGGCGATTGCTGTGAAGTCGGAGCCGGTAGAATTTTCCATTCCCGAAGAGCTTTCAGCCGGCGTACCCGCGGCTCTCCTGAGCTATCGCCCGGATGTCCGTGCAAGCGAATATGCGCTCCAGGCTGCGGATGCCGAAGTAGGCATCAGCCAGGCGAACAGGTATCCGTCTTTGAGCATTACCGCTTCCGGGGGCCTGAACGCGTTCAAAGCCAGCAGCTGGTTCACTACGCCTGCCTCCCTCTTTGGAACGGTTGCAGGAAACCTGGTGCAGCCCGTCTTTAACCACCGGCGGCTGAAAACGGAATACGAAGCCGCAAAGATCCGGCGGGAAAATGCCGTTATCGAGTTCCGTTCGAATGTATTACAAGCCGTCGGCGAAGTGTCTGACGCACTGGTGCAATTAACGAAACTGGAGGAACAGATAGACCGCGCACAGACACGGAAAACCATTTTGGAAAAAGCGATCCCCAACGCCCGTTTATTATTCAACAGCGGGATGGCAACTTACCTGGAGGTAATCACCGCTCAGCAAAATGCCTTGCAAAACGAGCTGAGCCTCACCAGCCTGAAAAGGCAACGCATTAACGCCTATATTTTGCTGTACCGCAGCCTGGGGGGAGCATAA